The proteins below are encoded in one region of Natronobacterium texcoconense:
- a CDS encoding S9 family peptidase, protein MQTNDEGRSPYGTWQSPISAEMVAEGSIDFGHLTVDDETVYWREQRPDEGGRGVVVRRDGDELEDVTPEDVDVRTLVHEYGGGDFEVRNDVVFFSKDDDQRLYRQSIGEEPKPITPKPETEQGLRYADFEVSDEGYLYCVRENHDAAAEDGDADEPVTTLARIPIDGSEEPRIVASGHDFYAAPRLSSEGDRLAWLTWDHPGMPWDGTELHVADVANDGGLENERVVMGGPAESVFQPEWGADGTLHAVSDRTGWWNLYRLEDDEWVSYREEKAEYGVPQWLLGFSTYGFLADGRVATLVTRDGEKTLEVLGEDGDRETVDLPSATYAPRLVTDGESVVVPAGGPATPTSIVRWSPGDGRDHEVLRQETDADVDDDYLSRPEHVTYETRDGAKSHAFVYPPTNPDVEPPEDETPPLLVTVHGGPTSSTGPAFDLGIQYFTSRGFALADVNYRGSTGYGRAYREALYDEWGHVDVTDCIDAARHLADEGRVDPDRLAVSGGSAGGFVVLSALAFHDDFTAGTSYYGVADLERLAELTHKFESRYLDQLVGPYPEAEASYRERSASHHADEIDAPVLLLQGEDDPVVPLSQAEDMADALEKNDVPHELVVFEDEQHGFRKAESRKRASELELSFYGEVFGFEPADELPAVKLSIGDKG, encoded by the coding sequence ATGCAAACAAACGACGAGGGTCGATCCCCGTACGGAACGTGGCAGTCGCCCATCTCGGCGGAGATGGTCGCGGAAGGGAGCATCGACTTCGGCCACCTGACTGTCGACGACGAAACCGTCTACTGGCGAGAACAGCGCCCGGACGAGGGCGGCCGCGGCGTCGTCGTTCGCCGCGACGGTGACGAACTCGAGGACGTCACTCCCGAAGACGTCGACGTCCGAACGCTCGTCCACGAGTACGGTGGCGGCGACTTCGAGGTACGGAACGACGTCGTCTTCTTCTCGAAAGACGACGACCAGCGACTCTACCGACAGTCGATCGGCGAGGAACCGAAGCCGATCACCCCGAAACCCGAGACCGAGCAGGGTCTTCGGTACGCGGACTTCGAAGTGAGTGACGAGGGATACCTGTACTGCGTCCGGGAGAACCACGACGCGGCGGCCGAGGACGGCGACGCCGACGAACCCGTGACGACGCTGGCCCGAATACCTATCGACGGGAGCGAGGAGCCACGGATCGTCGCCTCGGGTCACGACTTCTACGCCGCTCCCCGGCTCTCGTCCGAGGGCGACCGACTCGCCTGGCTCACCTGGGACCACCCCGGAATGCCGTGGGACGGCACCGAACTCCACGTCGCCGATGTCGCCAACGACGGCGGCCTCGAGAACGAACGCGTCGTCATGGGTGGCCCCGCCGAATCTGTGTTCCAGCCCGAATGGGGAGCCGACGGGACGCTTCACGCCGTCTCGGACCGGACCGGTTGGTGGAACCTCTACCGACTCGAGGACGACGAGTGGGTCTCCTACCGCGAAGAGAAAGCCGAGTACGGCGTTCCACAGTGGCTGCTCGGCTTCTCGACGTACGGCTTCCTCGCGGACGGCCGCGTCGCGACGCTCGTCACCCGCGACGGGGAGAAGACGCTCGAGGTTCTGGGCGAGGACGGCGACCGCGAGACCGTCGACCTCCCGTCCGCCACGTACGCGCCGCGGCTCGTCACGGACGGCGAGTCGGTCGTCGTCCCGGCCGGCGGGCCGGCCACGCCGACCAGTATCGTGCGGTGGTCGCCGGGCGACGGTCGGGACCACGAGGTGCTTCGCCAGGAAACCGACGCCGACGTCGACGACGACTACCTCTCGAGACCCGAGCACGTCACCTACGAGACTCGAGACGGCGCGAAGTCCCACGCGTTCGTCTATCCGCCGACGAACCCCGACGTCGAACCGCCGGAAGACGAGACCCCGCCGCTGCTCGTGACCGTCCACGGCGGCCCCACGAGTTCGACGGGGCCAGCGTTCGACCTCGGAATCCAGTACTTCACCAGTCGCGGCTTCGCCCTCGCGGACGTCAACTACCGCGGCTCGACGGGCTACGGCCGGGCGTACCGCGAAGCACTGTACGACGAGTGGGGGCACGTCGACGTCACCGACTGTATCGACGCCGCCCGCCACCTCGCGGACGAGGGACGAGTCGATCCGGACCGACTGGCGGTAAGCGGCGGGAGCGCCGGCGGCTTCGTCGTCCTCTCGGCACTGGCCTTCCACGACGACTTTACCGCCGGAACGAGCTACTACGGCGTCGCCGACCTCGAGCGCCTCGCCGAACTCACCCACAAGTTCGAGTCGCGGTATCTCGACCAGCTGGTCGGCCCCTACCCCGAGGCCGAAGCGAGCTACCGCGAGCGATCCGCCAGCCACCACGCCGACGAAATCGACGCACCCGTCCTGTTACTCCAGGGCGAAGACGACCCCGTCGTCCCGCTCTCGCAAGCCGAAGACATGGCCGACGCACTCGAGAAGAACGACGTCCCACACGAACTGGTGGTCTTCGAGGACGAACAGCACGGGTTCCGCAAGGCCGAATCGAGGAAGCGAGCGTCCGAACTCGAGCTGTCGTTCTACGGCGAGGTGTTCGGGTTCGAACCGGCGGACGAGCTTCCGGCGGTCAAACTTTCGATAGGCGACAAAGGGTGA
- a CDS encoding DUF5807 family protein yields MSDLRAREEFLAGDRPDDVALFLADSFVSDDRLEEFGERVDDGTLIVVDGERGRNAFQAATGTEAMGFARSAMDLEGIVDGDLAGGTCPETPGDDAEDHEIQFVFAFAEEQNEDVGGIYAEGDVIHAYAQCSCGVAYSDRWNPSDADGGE; encoded by the coding sequence ATGAGTGACTTGCGCGCCCGTGAGGAGTTTCTCGCCGGCGACCGGCCCGACGACGTCGCCCTCTTTCTGGCAGATTCGTTCGTCTCGGACGACCGCCTCGAGGAGTTCGGGGAGCGCGTCGACGACGGCACCTTGATCGTGGTCGACGGCGAACGTGGCCGGAACGCGTTCCAGGCTGCGACGGGTACCGAGGCGATGGGATTCGCACGGTCGGCGATGGATCTCGAGGGAATCGTCGACGGCGACCTCGCTGGCGGGACCTGTCCCGAGACGCCCGGCGACGACGCCGAGGACCACGAGATCCAGTTCGTCTTCGCCTTTGCGGAAGAGCAAAACGAGGACGTCGGTGGCATCTACGCGGAGGGCGACGTTATCCACGCGTACGCTCAGTGTTCGTGTGGGGTGGCGTACTCGGATCGGTGGAATCCGAGCGATGCCGACGGCGGCGAGTAA
- a CDS encoding chemotaxis protein CheW has translation MSTTKQTTDGIRTNVLEFTLGKNRYCVDIGYVAEIVNTEELTSVPNTPDHVEGVMDLRGETTKIVNLRKIFGDEESDLGSRIIVFKRKRNSKERIGWLADEVHQVREVHTRDVDTSVEGEGIAGVIRRDDEFVLWVDPTDVRI, from the coding sequence ATGTCTACGACGAAACAGACCACGGACGGAATACGCACGAACGTTCTCGAGTTCACGCTCGGGAAGAACCGCTACTGCGTCGACATCGGCTACGTCGCAGAGATCGTCAACACGGAGGAACTGACGTCGGTTCCGAACACGCCCGACCACGTCGAGGGCGTCATGGATCTCCGCGGCGAGACGACGAAGATCGTCAACCTGCGGAAGATCTTCGGCGACGAGGAGTCGGACCTCGGCAGCCGAATCATCGTCTTCAAGCGCAAACGAAACTCCAAGGAACGGATCGGCTGGCTCGCCGACGAAGTCCACCAGGTCCGGGAAGTACACACTCGAGACGTCGATACGTCCGTCGAAGGCGAGGGGATCGCCGGCGTTATTCGCCGCGACGACGAGTTCGTTCTCTGGGTCGATCCGACGGACGTCCGTATCTAG
- a CDS encoding methyl-accepting chemotaxis protein gives MGKQATDGGYGARQPASGSGPDGEPATDAEGGGERTEDADSLERADGSDEEGALRRAGYQQLFDGTGIPTFVLDADGKIAEWNAAIVELTGVSREEAIGHDHVSELFYPDGRRADTLADKVLQEPDRAHEEFGVERRDPDRNRYGDTSTMVDRHGDEKHIDFSATPLYDGDELIGVIEVVVDRTDVVTERDATADLVREIQSTANEISRGDLTTRAQRSEEFETLDSELVAVIDDVNEMADSLETLTGRVTERAGEMEAAVDETTNAADEIAENVGEQHELLEDSVNEMQSFAAAMEELAAQADEVDSAAEAASGAVERGLEAGADAREATKDVVEIGDELVESVDALSAQMDEIVDVVEVISDVADETNLLALNANIEAARAGDSGDGFAVVADHVKTLADETRDHTEEITASLEELQHQSDETTEAVEHSHERIEHADDQIEDVLGALEEITDSVDEATNGISEVARVIDDQTASVEELTATMETVRDRSDESEAAAQRVVTATTQQERTIDRLMAGVDELQTDDT, from the coding sequence ATGGGCAAACAAGCGACAGATGGTGGCTACGGGGCACGGCAACCAGCCAGCGGGTCGGGGCCCGATGGCGAGCCAGCCACCGACGCGGAAGGCGGCGGAGAGCGGACAGAAGACGCCGACTCGCTCGAGAGGGCGGACGGCTCCGACGAAGAGGGGGCACTTCGGCGGGCCGGCTATCAACAGCTTTTCGACGGGACGGGGATACCGACGTTCGTTCTGGACGCGGACGGGAAGATCGCCGAGTGGAACGCCGCGATCGTCGAACTGACCGGCGTCTCCCGCGAGGAAGCGATCGGCCACGACCACGTCTCGGAACTGTTCTATCCCGATGGACGGCGTGCCGACACGCTCGCGGACAAGGTGTTGCAGGAACCCGACCGCGCTCACGAGGAGTTCGGCGTCGAACGCCGCGATCCCGACCGGAACCGGTACGGCGATACGAGTACGATGGTCGACCGTCACGGCGACGAGAAACACATCGATTTCTCCGCGACGCCGCTGTACGACGGCGACGAACTGATCGGCGTCATCGAAGTGGTCGTCGATCGAACCGACGTCGTCACCGAACGGGACGCCACCGCCGATCTGGTCCGGGAGATCCAGTCGACGGCAAACGAGATCAGTCGCGGCGACCTCACCACACGCGCACAGCGCAGCGAGGAGTTCGAGACGCTCGATTCGGAACTGGTGGCGGTCATCGACGACGTCAACGAAATGGCCGACAGCCTCGAGACGCTGACCGGCCGTGTCACCGAACGGGCGGGCGAGATGGAGGCCGCCGTCGACGAAACGACCAATGCAGCCGACGAGATCGCCGAAAACGTCGGTGAGCAACACGAACTGCTCGAGGACTCGGTCAACGAGATGCAGTCGTTCGCGGCCGCCATGGAGGAACTGGCAGCACAGGCCGACGAGGTCGATTCGGCGGCCGAAGCCGCAAGCGGCGCGGTCGAACGGGGGCTCGAGGCCGGGGCCGACGCTCGCGAGGCGACGAAAGACGTCGTCGAGATCGGTGACGAACTGGTCGAGAGCGTCGACGCACTCTCGGCACAGATGGACGAAATCGTCGACGTCGTCGAGGTCATTTCGGACGTCGCCGACGAGACGAACCTGCTCGCACTGAACGCGAACATCGAGGCGGCGCGAGCGGGCGACAGCGGCGACGGCTTCGCGGTCGTAGCCGACCACGTCAAGACGCTTGCCGACGAGACGCGCGATCACACCGAAGAGATCACGGCGAGCCTCGAGGAACTACAGCACCAGTCCGACGAGACGACCGAGGCCGTCGAGCACTCCCACGAACGGATCGAACACGCCGACGATCAGATCGAGGACGTCCTCGGTGCGCTCGAGGAGATCACGGACTCGGTCGACGAGGCGACGAACGGCATCTCGGAGGTCGCTCGCGTGATCGACGATCAGACGGCCAGCGTCGAAGAACTCACGGCGACGATGGAAACTGTTCGCGACCGCTCCGACGAAAGTGAGGCAGCAGCCCAGCGGGTCGTCACGGCGACCACCCAGCAAGAACGGACGATCGACCGGCTCATGGCGGGCGTCGACGAGTTACAGACCGACGACACCTGA
- a CDS encoding chemotaxis protein CheW, whose product MTDDRARRIREMRNRGKSTGESEDEADDSPDEPESATDSNEESEPERSESESEPEADDAGSDEEASEETDEEPTESNEPESEGETVSYDETEDVDGVEDTTSDETTTETDSTSDDTDETADSTPSTASTDEDSGPETEAEPVAESDEFDGLDPALRGAIAGTSVEGSIGDDEVTVDASVIGEGGGTYGDAAIGRGKEVLERGDSLIASTHNEEDTIQMLEFYLEDSRYAIEIDRISAIVEMKDITRFPRGPEAIDGVTDLRGEITGVLDPTALLDVERNELSDDHYIVVIERADDKQKLGVRVSDVSQAVTYRESQIDETAAAMDDSVETHHEFVEGIIKKTKDDGTTLVTWLDIDGIIESVSAERTVASVDA is encoded by the coding sequence ATGACCGACGACAGAGCACGGCGCATCCGAGAGATGCGAAATCGTGGGAAGAGTACTGGTGAGTCCGAAGACGAGGCCGACGATAGCCCGGACGAGCCCGAGTCGGCGACCGACTCGAACGAGGAGTCGGAGCCGGAGCGTTCGGAATCCGAATCGGAGCCGGAGGCCGACGACGCCGGGAGCGACGAGGAGGCGTCGGAGGAAACGGACGAAGAGCCGACGGAAAGTAACGAGCCAGAATCCGAGGGTGAGACGGTCTCCTACGACGAAACCGAAGACGTCGACGGCGTCGAAGACACGACCTCCGACGAGACGACGACGGAGACCGACTCGACGTCCGACGACACAGACGAGACCGCCGATTCAACGCCATCGACCGCGAGTACGGACGAGGATTCCGGACCGGAAACGGAGGCAGAGCCGGTCGCCGAAAGCGACGAGTTCGACGGACTCGATCCCGCGCTCCGGGGAGCGATCGCAGGGACCAGCGTCGAGGGATCGATCGGCGACGACGAAGTCACCGTCGACGCCTCGGTCATCGGCGAGGGCGGCGGAACGTACGGCGACGCAGCGATCGGCCGCGGGAAAGAAGTCCTCGAGCGAGGCGACTCGCTGATCGCGTCGACGCACAACGAGGAAGACACGATCCAGATGCTCGAGTTCTACCTCGAGGACAGCCGGTATGCGATCGAGATCGATCGGATCAGCGCGATCGTCGAGATGAAAGACATCACGCGGTTCCCGCGTGGCCCCGAGGCGATCGACGGCGTCACCGACCTTCGCGGGGAGATCACGGGCGTGCTCGATCCGACGGCGCTGCTGGACGTCGAACGAAACGAACTCTCGGACGATCACTACATCGTCGTCATCGAACGCGCCGACGACAAACAGAAACTGGGTGTCCGCGTGAGCGACGTCTCCCAGGCCGTCACGTACCGCGAGTCCCAGATCGACGAGACGGCAGCGGCGATGGACGACAGCGTCGAGACCCATCACGAGTTCGTCGAGGGGATCATCAAGAAGACCAAAGACGACGGGACGACGCTCGTCACGTGGCTCGACATCGACGGCATCATCGAAAGCGTCTCGGCGGAGCGAACGGTGGCAAGCGTCGACGCGTAG
- a CDS encoding ParA family protein codes for MAEPARLCVTNQKGGVGKTTVAINLAGAFNDRGKDVLFVDIDPQGNATEGLGLLEAYDAEPPTLLDALVDPENVSKEEIVYEHPEMDVVASNVDLNAASSTLPSEENAEMRLDRLLTQLEDEYDVVVVDCPPHLGVITDNGLCAAGNLVIPALAEPTSKRSLELLFDYMGALEMDHDVTIEPRALVANRIENTNAAAEMLAWFDDALPETPIYRVRKRVAFQRAFTDGHSVFEAEEEIDMSEVFASMAAKLDEQLLTEEVSA; via the coding sequence ATGGCGGAACCCGCTCGGCTATGTGTGACAAATCAGAAGGGAGGTGTCGGGAAGACGACCGTTGCGATCAACCTCGCCGGGGCCTTTAACGACCGCGGGAAGGACGTCCTCTTCGTCGACATCGACCCACAGGGAAATGCGACGGAAGGACTCGGGCTTCTCGAAGCCTACGACGCCGAGCCGCCGACGCTGCTCGACGCTCTCGTCGACCCCGAGAACGTCTCGAAGGAGGAAATCGTCTACGAACATCCCGAGATGGACGTCGTCGCGAGCAACGTCGACCTAAACGCCGCCTCGTCGACGCTTCCGTCGGAGGAAAACGCCGAGATGCGTCTCGATCGGCTCCTGACGCAGCTCGAAGACGAGTACGACGTCGTCGTCGTCGACTGTCCGCCACACCTCGGAGTCATCACCGACAACGGACTGTGTGCGGCAGGGAACCTCGTCATCCCGGCACTCGCCGAACCGACGAGCAAACGATCGCTCGAGTTGCTGTTCGACTACATGGGCGCACTCGAGATGGATCACGACGTGACGATCGAACCGCGTGCACTCGTCGCGAACCGGATCGAGAACACGAACGCGGCCGCAGAGATGCTCGCGTGGTTCGACGACGCACTGCCGGAGACGCCGATCTACCGGGTCCGCAAGCGGGTCGCCTTCCAGCGTGCGTTTACGGACGGACACTCGGTCTTCGAGGCCGAGGAGGAAATCGACATGAGTGAAGTATTTGCTTCGATGGCAGCGAAACTCGACGAACAGCTGCTGACCGAGGAGGTGTCGGCATGA
- the cheB gene encoding chemotaxis-specific protein-glutamate methyltransferase CheB encodes MVRAVIADDSAVMRETLGKILEDGGLDVVGRAKNGTEAVEMITDLEPDVATVDIQMPGLTGHEVIEQVMAERPTPMLVISSQTTKNAEATFEALEAGAVDFIAKPSGDNSVPIWSKQDEIVEQVRAVAKADVSGSTDAGDARPTRDELSTVDVDAAEAFPRQPTLIIGASTGGPRVVERVLSELPERAGLRILIVQHMADHYTERFAERLDKRTDYDIREASGRDTIGAGEGVLAKGGYHLAVSSFSDGKLSVKHDDGPKRHNVKPAIDVTMETAAKKVTGNLAGVIMTGMGADGADGLAEIKAAGGKAIVQDEETSRVYGMPKVAAEQVDVDMVLPEDRIAEGVVNAFQGWSS; translated from the coding sequence ATGGTCCGAGCCGTTATCGCAGACGACTCCGCAGTTATGCGGGAAACCCTCGGGAAGATTCTCGAGGACGGCGGACTCGACGTCGTCGGCCGCGCCAAAAACGGCACCGAGGCCGTCGAGATGATCACGGACCTCGAACCGGACGTCGCGACGGTCGACATCCAGATGCCCGGTCTCACGGGCCACGAGGTGATCGAGCAGGTGATGGCCGAGCGGCCGACGCCGATGCTGGTCATCAGTTCGCAGACGACGAAAAACGCGGAGGCGACCTTCGAGGCGCTCGAGGCCGGTGCAGTCGACTTCATCGCGAAGCCGAGCGGCGACAACTCGGTGCCGATCTGGTCGAAACAGGACGAGATCGTCGAACAGGTTCGTGCGGTCGCAAAGGCCGACGTTTCCGGCAGTACCGATGCCGGCGACGCCCGACCGACGCGTGACGAACTGTCGACGGTCGACGTCGACGCGGCGGAGGCGTTTCCACGCCAGCCGACGCTCATCATCGGTGCATCGACCGGCGGCCCGCGCGTCGTCGAGCGGGTCCTGTCCGAACTACCCGAGAGAGCAGGGTTACGAATCCTCATAGTCCAACACATGGCTGACCATTACACGGAACGTTTCGCGGAACGGCTCGACAAACGAACCGACTACGACATTCGAGAGGCGTCCGGTCGTGACACGATCGGTGCCGGCGAGGGCGTCCTCGCGAAAGGCGGCTACCACCTCGCCGTCTCGAGTTTCTCGGACGGTAAACTCTCCGTCAAACACGACGATGGCCCCAAACGACACAACGTCAAGCCGGCTATCGACGTGACGATGGAGACTGCAGCGAAGAAAGTCACCGGCAACCTCGCGGGTGTCATCATGACCGGAATGGGAGCCGACGGCGCCGACGGGCTCGCCGAGATCAAGGCCGCCGGCGGCAAGGCGATCGTTCAGGACGAGGAGACCTCTCGAGTCTACGGCATGCCCAAAGTCGCTGCCGAACAGGTCGACGTCGACATGGTCCTGCCGGAGGACCGGATCGCCGAAGGCGTCGTCAACGCCTTCCAGGGGTGGTCGTCATGA
- the cheA gene encoding chemotaxis protein CheA: MSDATSTFVQESKEDIRKLNDALLELEDDPESSDAIETVFRVAHNLKGNFGVMGYTKASNLAHAIEDLLDCIRGGELAVTGERMDLIFSGVDLLEQMVNEISDDGETHTNPEATITKIRSSIEEGEDAEVLETDDDGGVDSREMPVDELAEELDLDDDQELYRASIAIDNEDAPHVDAMFVLDSTRNEYELVRTVPDDETIESDEFDGQFDAYLLSDGSVSSADISGFYEDDRYVGGVSVEEVSAELTEDDDEGGDTGSSHSTQEVESIRVDVEQIDQLYNQVEEMVTSRIKLRKIIEEHDLVEAEDELEEHGKITSRLQDTVLEIRLVPLKKIVGNFPRVVRDISRDQGKEIDFQMEGVDIEMDRSILNELSDPLMHLIRNAVDHGIESPEEREKKGKPREGTIKLIGERERDRVSITVEDDGGGLDVEEIRQKAVDQGVKTEEEAAVLDDSEVYDLIFHPGFSTTEEVTEVSGRGVGMDVVNQVVRGVDGSINVESAPDEGTSITLMLPVSVAIVRVLFVTVGDEQYGVPIKNIDEISEFDDVTVESVEGRPTVTHDDRVYPLLSLGDRLDVPDTEHADDDMVIRIKDSVRQVCLRCSDVVGQEEVVIKPFEGVLSGTPGISGASVLGEGEVVMILDVETL, encoded by the coding sequence ATGAGTGACGCGACTTCCACCTTCGTCCAGGAGAGCAAGGAGGACATCCGGAAGCTCAACGACGCCCTGCTCGAACTCGAGGACGACCCCGAGAGCTCCGACGCCATCGAGACGGTGTTCCGGGTCGCACACAACCTCAAGGGTAACTTCGGGGTGATGGGCTATACGAAGGCGAGCAACCTGGCACACGCGATCGAGGACCTGCTCGACTGTATCCGGGGCGGCGAACTCGCGGTCACCGGCGAGCGGATGGACCTCATCTTCAGCGGGGTCGACCTGCTCGAGCAGATGGTAAACGAGATTTCCGACGACGGGGAGACCCATACTAACCCGGAGGCGACGATCACGAAGATTCGGTCGTCGATCGAGGAAGGTGAGGACGCCGAGGTTCTGGAAACTGACGACGACGGTGGCGTCGATTCCCGCGAGATGCCGGTCGACGAACTGGCCGAGGAACTCGACCTGGACGACGACCAGGAACTCTACCGGGCCTCTATCGCGATCGACAACGAGGACGCACCACACGTCGATGCGATGTTCGTTCTCGACTCGACCCGAAACGAGTACGAACTCGTCCGAACCGTCCCAGACGACGAGACGATCGAGTCCGACGAGTTCGACGGCCAGTTCGACGCCTACCTACTGAGCGACGGAAGCGTCAGCAGCGCCGACATCAGCGGCTTCTACGAGGACGACCGGTACGTCGGCGGTGTCAGCGTCGAGGAAGTCTCGGCCGAACTCACCGAGGACGACGACGAGGGAGGCGATACCGGTTCGTCCCACAGCACCCAGGAAGTCGAGTCGATCCGCGTCGACGTCGAACAGATCGACCAGCTGTACAACCAGGTCGAGGAGATGGTCACCAGCCGGATCAAACTCCGGAAGATCATCGAGGAACACGACCTCGTCGAGGCCGAAGACGAACTCGAGGAACACGGCAAGATTACCTCGCGGCTCCAGGATACCGTCCTCGAGATTCGACTCGTCCCCCTGAAGAAGATCGTCGGCAACTTCCCGCGGGTCGTCCGCGACATCTCCCGTGACCAGGGCAAGGAGATCGACTTCCAGATGGAAGGGGTCGACATCGAGATGGATCGCTCGATCCTGAACGAACTGAGCGATCCGCTGATGCACCTCATCCGGAACGCGGTCGACCACGGTATCGAATCGCCCGAAGAGCGAGAGAAGAAAGGCAAACCCCGCGAGGGGACGATCAAACTGATCGGCGAACGCGAACGCGACCGCGTCTCGATCACCGTCGAAGACGACGGCGGCGGCCTCGACGTCGAGGAGATCCGCCAGAAGGCGGTCGATCAGGGGGTCAAGACCGAAGAGGAGGCGGCGGTGCTCGACGACTCCGAGGTGTACGACCTCATCTTCCACCCCGGCTTCTCGACGACCGAGGAAGTCACCGAGGTCAGCGGCCGCGGCGTCGGGATGGACGTCGTCAACCAGGTCGTCCGCGGCGTCGACGGCTCGATCAACGTCGAAAGTGCACCCGACGAGGGCACCTCGATCACGCTCATGCTGCCCGTCAGCGTCGCCATCGTCCGCGTGCTGTTCGTCACCGTCGGCGACGAACAGTACGGCGTCCCGATCAAGAACATCGACGAAATTTCCGAGTTCGACGACGTCACCGTCGAGTCGGTCGAGGGCCGGCCCACGGTGACCCACGACGACCGCGTCTACCCGCTGCTGTCGCTTGGCGACCGACTGGACGTTCCCGACACCGAGCACGCTGACGACGACATGGTCATTCGGATCAAAGACTCCGTCAGGCAGGTCTGTCTTCGCTGTTCCGACGTCGTCGGCCAGGAGGAAGTCGTCATCAAACCCTTCGAGGGCGTACTCAGCGGAACGCCAGGGATCAGTGGCGCGTCGGTCCTCGGAGAAGGCGAGGTCGTGATGATCCTCGACGTCGAGACGCTCTGA
- the cheY gene encoding chemotaxis protein CheY, with protein sequence MDVLITDDSGFMRDLLREILEENHNVVGEAENGVEAVELYQQEEPDIVFMDIVMPIKDGIEATDEITDMDPSATVVMCTSVEQAEQMKDSIEAGAEGYITKPFQKESVLEELNSITG encoded by the coding sequence ATGGACGTGTTGATCACAGACGATTCCGGTTTCATGCGGGATCTTCTTCGCGAAATCCTCGAGGAGAACCACAACGTCGTTGGCGAGGCCGAAAACGGCGTCGAAGCAGTCGAACTCTACCAGCAGGAAGAGCCGGACATCGTCTTCATGGATATCGTGATGCCGATCAAAGACGGGATCGAGGCGACCGACGAGATCACTGACATGGATCCGAGCGCGACGGTCGTCATGTGTACCAGCGTCGAGCAGGCCGAGCAGATGAAAGACTCCATCGAGGCCGGTGCCGAGGGGTACATCACGAAACCGTTCCAGAAAGAGAGCGTTCTCGAAGAGCTCAACAGCATCACCGGGTAA